Proteins encoded in a region of the Pigmentiphaga litoralis genome:
- a CDS encoding LysR family transcriptional regulator, whose protein sequence is MTLNQLDLNLLLIFDALMQTRSVTLAGERVGLSQSAASNSLQRLRDAFGDPLFVRTPAGMQPSALALEMEAEIRAALGALRAVVERDRHFDPATSRRTFRMLMSDIAQLAHLPAFVASLRREAPDVDVINVALPLRDAKVAMASGDLDVATGFLPDLGADFHRQSLFNEHWVAVVSQHHPTIGDTLTREQYLAAAHVSYRPSVSIHASLDALLEAQCSGLGIRRRVMLAVPFVSGLAQIVALSDLVLTGPHGPASSMAQLAAVRIVPLPFELPEIDLNIQWHECLHRDPGNQWFRQRFAAHYCAEQLP, encoded by the coding sequence ATGACGCTCAATCAGCTGGACCTGAATCTGCTCCTGATTTTCGACGCCCTGATGCAGACGCGCAGCGTCACGCTGGCGGGCGAACGGGTCGGGCTGTCGCAATCGGCCGCCAGCAATTCGCTGCAGCGCCTGCGCGATGCGTTCGGCGATCCCCTTTTCGTGCGCACGCCCGCCGGCATGCAGCCATCGGCCTTGGCCCTGGAGATGGAAGCCGAAATCCGCGCCGCGCTGGGCGCCCTGCGTGCGGTGGTCGAGCGCGACCGCCACTTCGACCCGGCCACGTCCCGCCGCACCTTCCGCATGCTGATGAGCGATATTGCCCAGCTGGCGCACCTGCCTGCCTTTGTCGCGTCGCTGCGCCGCGAAGCGCCCGATGTGGACGTCATCAACGTCGCCCTGCCCCTGCGCGACGCCAAGGTCGCCATGGCCAGCGGGGACCTGGACGTGGCCACCGGTTTTTTGCCCGACCTGGGCGCCGACTTCCACCGACAGAGCCTGTTCAACGAACACTGGGTCGCCGTCGTCAGCCAGCACCACCCCACCATCGGCGACACGCTGACCCGCGAGCAATACCTGGCCGCCGCCCACGTCAGCTACCGGCCGTCGGTGTCGATCCACGCGTCGCTTGACGCGCTGCTGGAAGCGCAATGCTCCGGCCTGGGCATCCGCCGCCGGGTGATGCTCGCCGTCCCGTTCGTGAGCGGCCTGGCGCAGATCGTGGCCCTGTCCGACCTGGTCCTGACCGGCCCCCACGGCCCCGCCTCATCCATGGCGCAGCTGGCCGCCGTGCGCATTGTGCCCCTGCCGTTCGAACTGCCGGAGATTGACCTGAATATCCAGTGGCACGAGTGCCTGCATCGCGACCCGGGGAACCAGTGGTTCCGGCAGCGGTTCGCGGCGCATTACTGCGCGGAACAGTTGCCCTGA
- a CDS encoding CYTH and CHAD domain-containing protein, translating to MQEQEIKLSVPVSARKAIATTLSATGQKRIRLRAMYFDTPDRQLARQHAAIRLRQEGRKWVQTFKMAGKDALTRVELNHPRTTPQLDLSVYAGTPAEAVFAHLKGDLALRYETDVWRTRCEIRTRTGTVEAAYDDGFVRAGDLELPLHEVEFELMSGRVGALFTLAKKWTVQHKLVLDVRSKAERGDRLANAAAAIAAAPDAERVQVRQEEIARYWAPTMAGKVTLAPRATPGQALDIITAECFDQIVRNAAALSGIDSAVGAATIGAEHVHQLRVGMRRLRSAWRLFKGWAPLPDDAAQEAAADYFGQFGEARDGDVLGETVVPLLTAAGMPPVALPQSADAPDAAVVAASPPFQTWLLDLLAWNVGVRPEPTPLLAPMTSVVAVPLQPGKLATPVVKRLKKWHKRLVEDGRRFHRLEDEARHDLRKLAKRLRYGLSFTESLFDADHVKPYRKCLSVLQDALGEINDLVVARETYLKLAETQPPAWFAVGWIGARLDVLYKGAEAEFKALDDTKPFWK from the coding sequence ATGCAAGAACAAGAAATCAAGCTGTCCGTGCCCGTGTCGGCTCGCAAGGCCATCGCCACCACCCTTTCGGCTACCGGACAGAAACGCATCCGTCTGCGCGCCATGTACTTCGATACGCCCGATCGCCAGCTGGCCCGCCAGCACGCCGCCATCCGGCTGCGCCAGGAAGGGCGCAAGTGGGTGCAGACGTTCAAGATGGCCGGCAAGGATGCGCTGACCCGGGTGGAATTGAACCACCCGCGCACTACGCCGCAGCTGGACCTGTCGGTGTATGCCGGCACCCCGGCCGAAGCGGTCTTTGCCCATCTGAAGGGCGACCTTGCCCTGCGCTACGAGACCGACGTGTGGCGCACCCGTTGCGAGATCCGGACCCGTACCGGCACGGTGGAAGCCGCCTATGACGATGGTTTTGTGCGTGCGGGCGACCTGGAACTGCCGCTGCACGAGGTCGAATTCGAACTGATGTCGGGCCGGGTGGGCGCGCTGTTCACCCTGGCCAAGAAGTGGACCGTGCAGCACAAGCTGGTGCTGGACGTGCGCAGCAAGGCCGAGCGGGGTGACCGCCTGGCCAATGCCGCCGCCGCGATCGCCGCCGCGCCCGACGCCGAGCGGGTGCAGGTCCGTCAGGAAGAGATCGCCCGGTACTGGGCGCCGACGATGGCAGGCAAGGTCACCTTGGCGCCGCGCGCAACGCCGGGCCAGGCGCTGGACATCATTACCGCCGAGTGCTTCGACCAGATCGTGCGCAACGCCGCGGCGCTGTCGGGCATCGACAGTGCGGTCGGCGCGGCCACCATCGGCGCCGAACACGTGCACCAGTTGCGGGTGGGCATGCGCCGCTTGCGGTCGGCGTGGCGTCTGTTCAAGGGCTGGGCGCCGTTGCCGGATGACGCGGCGCAGGAAGCCGCCGCGGACTATTTTGGCCAGTTTGGCGAAGCGCGCGATGGCGATGTGCTGGGCGAAACGGTCGTGCCGCTGTTGACCGCGGCAGGCATGCCGCCGGTTGCGCTGCCCCAATCCGCTGATGCGCCCGACGCTGCCGTGGTGGCCGCGTCACCCCCGTTCCAGACCTGGCTGCTGGACCTGCTGGCGTGGAACGTGGGCGTGCGCCCCGAACCGACGCCCTTGCTGGCGCCCATGACGTCGGTGGTGGCCGTGCCGCTGCAGCCGGGCAAGCTGGCGACGCCGGTGGTCAAAAGGCTCAAGAAATGGCACAAACGGCTGGTGGAAGATGGCCGCCGTTTCCACCGCCTGGAAGACGAGGCGCGGCACGACCTGCGCAAGCTGGCCAAGCGCCTGCGTTACGGCCTGTCGTTTACCGAGTCGCTGTTCGACGCCGACCACGTCAAGCCCTACCGCAAGTGTCTGTCGGTGCTGCAGGATGCGCTGGGTGAGATCAATGACCTGGTGGTCGCCCGCGAAACCTACCTGAAGCTGGCTGAAACCCAGCCGCCGGCCTGGTTCGCGGTGGGCTGGATCGGCGCGCGGCTGGACGTGCTGTACAAGGGTGCCGAAGCGGAATTCAAGGCGCTGGACGACACCAAGCCGTTCTGGAAATGA
- a CDS encoding glutathione peroxidase yields MTTAYDFSADDLDGVTRPLDAYRGKVLLIVNVASKCGFTPQYAGLEALYRDYRAQGLEVLGFPCDQFGHQEPGDSEAIRSFCTLTYDVHFPVFAKIDVNGDKAHPLFQWLKSTKPGLLGTEGIKWNFTKFLVGRDGQVLQRYAPTDKPQAIEPDIKAALAG; encoded by the coding sequence ATGACAACCGCCTACGACTTTTCCGCCGATGACCTGGATGGCGTCACCCGCCCCCTGGACGCCTACCGGGGCAAGGTGCTGCTGATCGTGAACGTTGCGTCCAAGTGCGGCTTCACGCCGCAGTACGCGGGGCTGGAAGCGCTGTACCGGGACTACCGGGCGCAGGGGCTGGAAGTGCTGGGTTTTCCGTGCGACCAGTTCGGACACCAGGAACCGGGTGATTCCGAAGCCATCCGCAGCTTCTGCACGCTGACCTACGACGTGCACTTTCCGGTGTTCGCCAAGATCGACGTGAACGGCGACAAGGCGCACCCGCTGTTCCAGTGGCTCAAGTCCACCAAGCCGGGGCTGCTCGGGACGGAAGGCATCAAGTGGAACTTCACGAAGTTCCTGGTCGGGCGGGACGGGCAAGTCCTGCAGCGCTATGCGCCTACGGACAAGCCGCAGGCGATCGAACCGGACATCAAGGCGGCGCTGGCCGGCTGA
- the gspF gene encoding type II secretion system inner membrane protein GspF: MPSYRYEASDAIGKVERGLIDADSPRAARTQLRARGLTPLAVDSVAPQENAAAGAPRPLFGAKMSDSELAWTTRQLASLLSARLPLDAALTATAEQAERKHIREVLTTIRSDIRAGHRLADALATRPRDFPEIYRALIAAGEESGDLAQVMEKLADYIEERNTLRTKVLTAFIYPAVVACVSVGIVIFLLGYVVPQVVSAFSQARQELPLLTRVMLGLSDFVRSWGWLVGIGLAAAFTGWRMMLRAAPARLAWHSRLLRTPVAGRFILGLDAARFASTLAILTGSGVPLLRALDASRQTLGNDRLRASIDDATTRVREGVSLASALQVQKTFPPLLIHLTASGEKTGTLPDLLERAAQTLSREVERKAMAMTALLEPLMILLMGGFVLLIVLAVLMPIIEINQLVR, translated from the coding sequence ATGCCGTCCTATCGATACGAAGCGTCGGATGCGATCGGCAAGGTCGAACGGGGACTGATCGACGCCGACAGCCCCCGCGCCGCACGCACCCAGTTGCGCGCGCGCGGCCTGACGCCGCTGGCCGTGGATTCCGTGGCCCCGCAGGAAAATGCGGCCGCCGGCGCGCCGCGGCCGCTGTTCGGCGCCAAGATGTCCGACTCGGAACTGGCCTGGACCACGCGCCAGCTGGCCAGCCTGCTATCGGCCCGCCTGCCGCTGGACGCCGCGTTGACCGCGACCGCCGAACAGGCCGAACGCAAGCACATACGCGAAGTGTTGACCACCATCCGGTCCGACATCCGTGCCGGTCACCGTCTGGCCGATGCCCTGGCGACCCGGCCGCGGGACTTTCCGGAAATCTACCGGGCGCTGATCGCCGCCGGCGAAGAGTCGGGCGACCTGGCGCAGGTGATGGAAAAACTGGCCGACTACATCGAAGAGCGCAACACCCTGCGCACCAAGGTGCTGACGGCCTTCATCTACCCGGCCGTGGTGGCGTGCGTGTCGGTGGGCATCGTGATTTTCCTGCTGGGCTATGTGGTGCCGCAGGTGGTCAGCGCCTTTTCGCAGGCCCGGCAGGAACTGCCGCTGCTGACCCGGGTGATGCTGGGGCTGAGCGACTTTGTGCGCAGCTGGGGCTGGCTGGTCGGCATCGGCCTGGCGGCGGCGTTTACCGGCTGGCGCATGATGCTGCGGGCGGCGCCCGCGCGGCTGGCCTGGCACTCGCGGCTGCTGCGTACCCCCGTGGCCGGGCGCTTCATTCTGGGGCTGGATGCGGCACGGTTTGCATCGACGCTGGCGATCCTGACCGGCAGCGGTGTGCCCTTGCTGCGCGCGTTGGATGCGTCGCGGCAGACCTTGGGCAACGACCGGTTGCGGGCGTCGATCGACGATGCGACCACCCGCGTGCGGGAAGGCGTGTCGCTGGCGTCGGCCTTGCAGGTGCAAAAGACCTTTCCGCCGCTGCTGATCCACCTGACGGCCAGTGGGGAAAAGACGGGCACCTTGCCGGACTTGCTGGAACGCGCCGCGCAGACCTTGTCACGCGAAGTGGAACGCAAGGCCATGGCCATGACGGCGCTGCTGGAACCGCTGATGATTCTGTTGATGGGCGGTTTCGTGCTGCTGATCGTGCTGGCCGTGCTGATGCCGATCATCGAGATCAACCAACTGGTGCGCTAA